Within the Dolichospermum compactum NIES-806 genome, the region GATATACTGAGTCGGGTCAATCACTTCTACTTCACTAGGTAAATCGAAATGTGCCACAGTTACTGTTGCTGGTCCATGCACAAGTAAACGACCAATTTGGGGTTGAGAAGAATAACTCTTAAGAATGACATCCTTCATTCGCATGAGGATTTCCAGTACGTCTTCCCTTACCCCTGGAACTGTTGCAAACTCATGACTAACTTCAGCAATTCTCACTGCTGTCACTGATGTCCCTTCCAAGTTAGAAAGTAAAACTCGCCGCAACGCGTTGCCAACAGTTGTCCCTTGACCGCGCTCTAGGGGTTCTAGAACGAACTTACTGTAATAGCTCCGACTTTCCTCAGCATTAGACTCTACACATTCAATTTGAAACTGCGCCACGGAGTAGCCTCCCTCACTTCGTAAAGTCAAAATTCAAAAGTCAACAGTCAACAGTCAAAAGTTGACAGTTAACTGTTAGATGAGAAAAGTTTAAACTCGACGGCGCTTGGGTGGACGGCAACCGTTGTGGGGAATTGGGGTAATATCCCGAATGAGTGTAATTTCTAATCCTGCACCTTGAAGCGCCCGAATAGCGGTTTCTCTACCTGCACCGGGGCCACTCACCATAACTTCGATTTGCCGCATTCCTTGGTCTGTGGCTCGTCTAGCTGCGCTTTCCGCAGCGGTTTGTGCGGCAAAGGGTGTTCCCTTTTTTGCCCCTTTAAATCCACTAGAACCAGCACTTGCCCAGGAGATAACATCTCCATTTTGATCGGTAATCGTGACAATGCTATTGTTGAAGGTAGACTGAATGTAGGCAACCCCATTGGGTACGTTCCGTTTCTGCTTTTTGCTCCCGGATTTTTTTGTTGGTTGTCTGGCCATATTTCTTTAGTGAATTTAAGGTACAACTTGCTAATTCCAGCAAGTTTAGAAAAATTATTTGCCAGGGGCTTTCTTCTTACCAGCCACTGTCTGTCTTCTACCACGTCTGGTTCTAGCGTTGGTACGGGTTCTTTGCCCACGCACTGGTAAGCCCATGCGGTGTCTCCGACCTCTGTAACAGCCAATATCAACTAAACGCTTAATATTTAGTCCTTCTAAACGGCGTAAATCTCCTTCAACTTGATAGTTGCTTTCGATTTCTCCTCTGAGGGCTGCCACATCAGCATCGGACAGGTCTTTGACGCGGGTATCTGGGTTAACACCAGTAGCTGCGAGAATTTGATGTGATCTAGTTAAGCCAATTCCGTAAATGTATGTTAGACCAATTTCTACACGCTTATCGCGGGGAAGGTCTACG harbors:
- the rpsK gene encoding 30S ribosomal protein S11 — translated: MARQPTKKSGSKKQKRNVPNGVAYIQSTFNNSIVTITDQNGDVISWASAGSSGFKGAKKGTPFAAQTAAESAARRATDQGMRQIEVMVSGPGAGRETAIRALQGAGLEITLIRDITPIPHNGCRPPKRRRV
- the rpsM gene encoding 30S ribosomal protein S13, which produces MARISGVDLPRDKRVEIGLTYIYGIGLTRSHQILAATGVNPDTRVKDLSDADVAALRGEIESNYQVEGDLRRLEGLNIKRLVDIGCYRGRRHRMGLPVRGQRTRTNARTRRGRRQTVAGKKKAPGK